GAACGTCTGTTAAATCGCAGTACATATGCAGAGGAACCATTTGGTGAATAAAGCGCTTACCTACAATCAACGCGGCAACCTCGACGGGCAGCAAGCCTTCTTCGAGAAGTATTCTGTGTTGGTTAAACGTATCGCTCATCACTTGTTGGGGCGATTGCCGCCTAATGTATTGGTGGATGACTTGATTCAAGCTGGTATGATCGGCTTGATTGAAGCACAGCAGAACTACGATGGTTCAAAAGGCGCAAGCTTTGAAACTTACGCTGGTATTCGAATCCGTGGTGCAATGCTGGATGATATCCGACGAGGCGACTGGGTGCCGAGGTCGGTTCATAAAAACAACCGCGAAATTAGCAATGCCATTGCTGAACTGGAAGCGAGTTTAAACCGAGACCCTAGCGATTCTGAAGTCGCGAAGCACATGGGACTGACTTTAGAGCAGTATCACAGCGCTTTAACGGATATAAATTGCTCAAAGTTGGTTGGAATCGAAGATTTAGGCGTCTCAGATGATGTAATATCTCCGAATGAAGACTCTCAAGATAACGCACCTTTTCAAGGAGTTGCTGATGAGTCGTTTCGACAAGCTTTGATCGATTCAATAAAACAACTTCCAGAAAGAGAGGGCTTAGTCCTATCTCTTTACTATGACGAAGAACTCAATTTAAAAGAGATTGGGGAAGTATTAGGTGTCAGCGAATCTCGTGTCAGCCAGATATTGAGCCAATCTATGCAGCGTCTGCGCACTAAATTAAGTGCTTGGACACAGAATGACTAACAACACTGATTTTTATTCAGTGGAGGCTAATTTGAACAAAAACATGAAAATTCTCATTGTTGATGATTTTTCAACGATGCGCCGTATTGTTAAAAACCTACTTCGTGACTTAGGTTTCAATAACACTCAAGAAGCAGATGACGGTCTAACCGCACTTCCTATGCTGAAAAAAGGCGAATTTGATTTCGTGGTAACTGACTGGAACATGCCTGGAATGCAAGGTATCGACTTGCTTAAACACATTCGTGCTGATGCTGAACTCAAGCATTTGCCTGTACTTATGATCACTGCAGAAGCGAAACGTGAGCAGATCATTGAGGCAGCGCAAGCAGGCGTGAATGGTTACATTGTTAAGCCTTTCACTGCTGCAACGCTAAAAGAAAAACTAGACAAGATTTTTGAGCGCTTATAAGCCTCGGAGCAAAAGATTTAGGCGCTTCTAGGGGAGGAAAAACTGTTTGGTTTCCCCGTTATCCCAAAAATTGAAGCGTCGCAGTATATGCGGAGTAAGGCCGAATTCAGGATGATTTCATTAGAACAAGCAAAAAAATTAGTAGAGCTGCTTGAAAACGATGAGCAGCAACAAGCTGATTCTCTTGTTAGAAGCATGTATGAAGAGAATGTTGGTCTTCAAGACAACCCAATGCTTCAAGAAATAGGTTCTCTGACCCGCGATCTCCATGACTCTTTGACACAGTTCAATTTGGATGAACGCATTAGCGTTATCGCAAATGATGAAATCCCAGACGCTCGGGATCGCCTTCAATATGTCATTGATAAAACGGAAGTCGCTGCAAATAAAACGATGGAC
The Vibrio pelagius genome window above contains:
- a CDS encoding RNA polymerase sigma factor FliA, whose product is MNKALTYNQRGNLDGQQAFFEKYSVLVKRIAHHLLGRLPPNVLVDDLIQAGMIGLIEAQQNYDGSKGASFETYAGIRIRGAMLDDIRRGDWVPRSVHKNNREISNAIAELEASLNRDPSDSEVAKHMGLTLEQYHSALTDINCSKLVGIEDLGVSDDVISPNEDSQDNAPFQGVADESFRQALIDSIKQLPEREGLVLSLYYDEELNLKEIGEVLGVSESRVSQILSQSMQRLRTKLSAWTQND
- the cheY gene encoding chemotaxis response regulator CheY, producing MKILIVDDFSTMRRIVKNLLRDLGFNNTQEADDGLTALPMLKKGEFDFVVTDWNMPGMQGIDLLKHIRADAELKHLPVLMITAEAKREQIIEAAQAGVNGYIVKPFTAATLKEKLDKIFERL